A single Bifidobacterium scardovii JCM 12489 = DSM 13734 DNA region contains:
- a CDS encoding terminase yields MSEIARVLKQPTGITSSDFPRVNRVALKAGIHYDLWQQGLLWLLFARGADGKYACGECGTVVSSCRQIGKTFTLGTAIFIKCILQPGLKVIWTAHHTRTSDETFNDMCDLAKNKLLARYVERIRRANGQQEISFRTGSRIMFGARENGFGRGLHSVDVEIFDEAQILTVRALDNMLPVVNTSPDPLVVFMGNPPKLGDQSEVFEEKRRAALAGTDGMVYVELSADRDADPDDREQWAKANPSYPKRTSETAILRMRNLMTVDSFRREALGIWDETASHRAIDPKQWEKATTDSPNLNGLIGYALDMAPDRSSLAIGGAINHRDGTAHIELRRFESTQSKGTMWAIDYITQHWPRTASVVIDAQSPANALIQELKTRHIKVITTGPQDMGRACGLFLDMLRDGKLTHIPDDKAPALAVAVANAVTRNIGQSGAIGWNKMGADIDISPLVAVTLALYGTTVTKRDPDRRQIIGGC; encoded by the coding sequence TTGTCTGAGATCGCCCGCGTGCTCAAACAGCCGACGGGGATCACGTCCAGCGATTTCCCCCGCGTCAACCGCGTGGCCCTCAAGGCCGGCATCCACTACGACCTGTGGCAGCAGGGCCTGCTCTGGCTCCTGTTCGCCCGTGGCGCGGACGGCAAATACGCGTGCGGGGAATGCGGCACCGTCGTCAGCTCCTGCCGTCAGATCGGCAAGACGTTCACCCTGGGCACCGCGATCTTCATCAAATGCATCCTCCAACCCGGCCTGAAGGTCATATGGACCGCCCACCACACACGAACCAGCGACGAGACGTTCAACGACATGTGCGACCTCGCGAAGAACAAGCTGCTCGCCCGCTACGTGGAGCGCATCCGCCGCGCCAACGGACAACAGGAAATCAGCTTCCGCACCGGAAGTCGCATCATGTTCGGTGCACGCGAGAACGGCTTCGGCCGAGGCCTGCACAGCGTGGACGTGGAAATCTTCGACGAAGCGCAGATCCTCACCGTGCGCGCCCTGGACAACATGCTCCCCGTCGTCAACACCAGCCCCGACCCGCTCGTCGTGTTCATGGGCAACCCTCCCAAACTCGGCGACCAGTCCGAAGTATTCGAGGAAAAACGACGCGCGGCGCTCGCCGGCACCGACGGCATGGTATACGTGGAACTGTCCGCCGACCGTGACGCCGATCCCGACGACCGCGAACAATGGGCGAAAGCCAACCCCAGCTATCCGAAACGCACGTCCGAGACCGCGATCCTCAGGATGCGCAACCTCATGACCGTCGACTCGTTCCGCCGCGAGGCCCTGGGCATCTGGGACGAAACCGCCAGCCACAGGGCCATCGACCCGAAGCAATGGGAGAAGGCCACCACGGACTCGCCGAACCTCAACGGACTGATCGGCTACGCGCTCGACATGGCACCCGACCGCAGCTCCCTGGCCATCGGCGGCGCCATCAACCACAGGGATGGCACCGCCCACATCGAACTCCGCCGCTTCGAATCCACCCAATCCAAAGGCACCATGTGGGCCATCGACTACATCACGCAACACTGGCCACGCACCGCAAGCGTGGTCATCGACGCCCAATCCCCGGCCAACGCGCTCATACAGGAACTCAAAACCCGCCACATCAAGGTCATCACCACCGGCCCGCAAGACATGGGCCGCGCCTGCGGACTGTTCCTCGACATGCTGCGCGACGGCAAACTCACCCACATCCCAGACGACAAAGCACCCGCGCTCGCCGTCGCCGTGGCCAACGCCGTCACCCGCAACATCGGCCAATCCGGAGCCATTGGATGGAACAAGATGGGCGCCGACATCGACATATCACCATTGGTCGCGGTCACGCTCGCCCTCTACGGCACCACCGTAACCAAACGAGACCCGGACCGCAGACAGATCATAGGAGGCTGCTGA
- a CDS encoding VG15 protein, translating to MYFDSLNLPPERRRQLELDLNDLYEDYVDTLSSLEKRAGNLVSGMVWDDESPETVRQMMKAYSDAANELASESYQNVRDTWSRYMDVDFPQFTPAAIEADRTVWQIEGGFHNTDYNGLTYTQVKNGQSRAGKTIDDLWPSFTPGDYMAAYKYASEIVRVTARLTTERSAAVDPTEPKYARVPTGSYTCAFCVMCASRGFDYNSEETAGKFKPFHKGDDCRIIPSWGVYKFNAYNPEYYMSMYETAKNKAPDTSSGAICAEMRRIYPNLLTDGVFRDDDRFTKDNSLRYGLWRAQRRQAMRDHDFTHSPLDLLPPAEPAEAPEWPSGLPAVMRAKEWNHILYGYKGGAHLHGYGWQYPDKTVEFPETWAADDIRDAGIALLRIPENRKHIEDILADGGAKGSITGTIDGIKIRLAFSKAGNGPVRVTSIHPTRKEQSWE from the coding sequence ATGTACTTCGACAGCCTCAACCTGCCACCGGAACGACGCAGGCAGCTGGAACTGGACCTCAATGACCTGTACGAGGACTACGTCGACACGCTCTCCAGCCTGGAGAAGCGGGCCGGCAACCTCGTATCCGGCATGGTCTGGGACGATGAATCCCCGGAAACGGTCAGACAGATGATGAAAGCGTATTCCGACGCCGCCAACGAACTGGCGTCGGAATCCTACCAGAACGTGCGCGACACATGGTCGCGATACATGGACGTGGACTTCCCCCAGTTCACCCCCGCCGCGATAGAGGCAGACCGCACGGTATGGCAGATCGAGGGAGGCTTCCACAACACCGACTACAACGGCCTGACCTACACGCAGGTCAAAAACGGGCAATCCCGCGCAGGCAAGACCATAGACGACCTATGGCCGTCGTTCACGCCAGGCGACTACATGGCCGCCTACAAATACGCCTCCGAGATCGTGCGCGTCACCGCACGTCTCACCACGGAACGCAGCGCGGCCGTCGACCCCACCGAACCGAAATACGCGAGAGTACCCACCGGCTCGTACACATGCGCGTTCTGCGTGATGTGCGCCTCCCGCGGATTCGACTACAACAGCGAGGAGACGGCCGGCAAATTCAAGCCGTTCCACAAGGGCGACGACTGCCGCATCATCCCCAGCTGGGGCGTCTACAAGTTCAACGCCTACAACCCCGAATACTACATGTCCATGTACGAGACGGCGAAAAACAAGGCCCCGGACACCTCCAGCGGGGCGATATGCGCCGAAATGCGCAGAATCTACCCGAACCTGCTCACCGACGGCGTGTTCAGGGACGACGACAGGTTCACCAAGGACAACAGCCTGAGATACGGCCTGTGGCGGGCGCAACGACGCCAGGCCATGCGGGACCACGACTTCACGCATTCGCCCCTCGACCTGCTGCCGCCAGCGGAACCGGCGGAGGCGCCGGAATGGCCGTCCGGCCTTCCCGCAGTCATGCGGGCCAAAGAATGGAACCACATCCTCTACGGGTACAAAGGTGGCGCGCACCTGCACGGCTACGGCTGGCAATATCCCGACAAGACGGTGGAGTTCCCCGAAACCTGGGCCGCCGACGACATACGCGACGCCGGAATCGCATTATTGCGCATCCCCGAAAACCGTAAGCATATCGAGGATATCCTAGCCGACGGAGGCGCGAAAGGCTCTATCACGGGTACGATTGACGGTATCAAGATCAGGTTGGCGTTCTCCAAGGCGGGCAATGGCCCGGTACGAGTCACCAGCATTCATCCGACCAGAAAGGAGCAGTCATGGGAATGA
- a CDS encoding phage major capsid protein has translation MADPTMNRKSAGLDLTPETQAEIWQKAAYQSAFMQLVPQINLPGKGVRVPIITGDPEADWVQEGAVKPKSGVGFGKKDMVPYTIAVILPFSNQFRRDYESLYTQIVAKGPGAIARKFDQTVMGIGDVPGADFDSLKAAPKIALGKTVWKSLNDADDSVTAADGTVDGWALSPQGRSILRQATDNNGRPLFLGSMAESDVNTVLGNRTYISKGVHVPAQAAGTGDNPTPAVPEIVGVVGEFASAAWGTPEGLQTSISDQATVTIDGKAVNLWEQNMFAVRIEMEIGFRVRDINRFALLTK, from the coding sequence ATGGCCGATCCAACCATGAATCGCAAGTCCGCGGGTCTCGACCTGACCCCGGAGACCCAGGCGGAAATCTGGCAGAAAGCCGCCTACCAGAGCGCGTTCATGCAGCTCGTCCCGCAGATCAACCTGCCGGGCAAGGGCGTGCGCGTGCCCATCATCACCGGCGACCCCGAGGCCGACTGGGTGCAGGAGGGCGCGGTCAAGCCCAAGAGCGGCGTCGGTTTCGGCAAGAAGGACATGGTGCCGTACACCATCGCCGTGATCCTGCCGTTCTCCAACCAGTTCCGCCGCGACTACGAGTCCCTGTACACGCAGATCGTGGCCAAGGGCCCCGGCGCCATCGCCCGAAAGTTCGACCAGACCGTCATGGGCATCGGCGACGTGCCGGGCGCGGATTTCGACAGCCTGAAGGCCGCGCCGAAGATCGCCCTCGGCAAGACCGTATGGAAGAGCCTGAACGACGCGGACGATTCCGTCACCGCAGCCGACGGCACCGTCGACGGCTGGGCCCTCTCCCCGCAGGGACGTTCGATCCTGCGTCAGGCCACCGACAACAACGGCCGTCCCCTGTTCCTCGGCTCCATGGCCGAATCCGACGTGAACACCGTGCTCGGCAACCGCACCTACATCAGCAAGGGCGTGCACGTGCCCGCACAGGCCGCGGGCACCGGCGACAACCCGACCCCCGCAGTCCCGGAGATCGTCGGCGTGGTCGGCGAGTTCGCATCCGCCGCATGGGGTACGCCGGAGGGCCTGCAGACCTCTATCAGCGACCAGGCCACCGTCACCATCGACGGCAAGGCCGTCAACCTGTGGGAGCAGAACATGTTCGCCGTGCGAATCGAAATGGAAATCGGCTTCCGCGTGCGCGACATCAACCGCTTCGCCCTGCTCACCAAGTGA
- a CDS encoding phage portal protein, whose protein sequence is MSESIIPAVRETPVEERWPKQSRGGASMLRLNAPGAIDGLTDAENELLAELRDVWVSHSERNAELTSYYEAKEPLKDFGLTMPKSITDHYTPLGWARKAVDMLTELCVFEGFVAPGMEDPFELQGFMASIGFTSVLQQAIQTAFIHGCSFLTVGRAGDGQPTIRTHTAEASAALWDYQNRHIKACMSICDQDKNGNATGLMLYMPERNILLEKHDGRWSMPPDAMPEETVDGRCMAFRLAYKPTQVKPFGRSRISRDAMRIIDGANRTICRAEGNAEFYSFPKILLLGTSADIANMSDDQALSLYMGRWNAISKDIDGDSPSVVQLSASTMDPHLTMLKSWASMFAAATNIPASSLGVVADSNPTSAEATEAQREDLIIEARHADRDFGESILETIRMAVRMKDPSASESDLMKLQVDWMNPSMPATSMSADAYSKLAGSITGFGDSEVGLARAGLSRSEIIRLKADQRKANASQILSQLRNEKANGGANVLRQPQPATGTTQAAGTGPQ, encoded by the coding sequence ATGAGCGAATCCATCATCCCCGCCGTCCGCGAAACGCCCGTCGAGGAACGCTGGCCCAAACAATCACGTGGCGGCGCGAGCATGCTGCGCCTGAACGCGCCCGGAGCCATAGACGGTCTGACGGATGCCGAAAACGAGCTGCTGGCCGAACTGCGCGACGTATGGGTGTCGCATTCGGAACGCAACGCCGAACTCACCTCCTACTACGAGGCGAAGGAGCCGTTGAAGGACTTCGGGCTGACGATGCCCAAATCCATCACCGACCACTACACGCCGCTTGGCTGGGCGCGCAAGGCCGTGGACATGCTCACCGAACTATGCGTGTTCGAGGGATTCGTCGCCCCCGGCATGGAGGACCCGTTCGAACTGCAGGGCTTCATGGCGTCCATCGGCTTCACGAGCGTATTGCAACAGGCCATCCAGACCGCGTTCATCCACGGGTGCAGCTTCCTGACCGTGGGCCGCGCCGGCGACGGCCAGCCCACGATACGCACGCACACCGCCGAAGCGTCGGCCGCATTATGGGACTACCAGAACCGGCATATCAAGGCGTGCATGAGCATCTGCGACCAGGACAAGAACGGCAACGCCACCGGCCTGATGCTCTACATGCCCGAACGCAACATCCTCCTCGAAAAGCACGACGGCCGATGGTCGATGCCACCGGACGCCATGCCGGAAGAGACCGTGGACGGCCGGTGCATGGCGTTCAGGCTCGCCTACAAGCCCACGCAGGTCAAACCGTTCGGCCGATCACGCATCAGCCGCGACGCGATGCGCATCATCGACGGCGCGAACCGCACCATCTGCCGCGCCGAAGGCAACGCGGAGTTCTACTCGTTCCCCAAGATCCTCCTGCTCGGCACCAGCGCCGACATCGCCAACATGAGCGACGACCAGGCATTGAGCCTGTACATGGGCCGATGGAACGCCATCAGCAAGGACATCGACGGCGACTCGCCATCGGTCGTGCAATTGTCCGCGTCGACCATGGACCCGCATCTGACGATGCTGAAATCATGGGCGTCGATGTTCGCCGCCGCGACCAACATCCCCGCCTCCAGCCTCGGCGTGGTCGCCGACTCGAACCCCACCAGCGCGGAAGCCACCGAAGCCCAACGCGAGGACCTGATCATCGAAGCCAGGCACGCCGACCGCGACTTCGGCGAAAGCATCCTGGAAACGATCAGAATGGCCGTCCGCATGAAAGACCCGTCGGCCTCGGAATCCGACCTGATGAAACTGCAGGTCGACTGGATGAACCCCAGCATGCCGGCCACGAGCATGAGCGCCGACGCATACAGCAAGCTCGCCGGCTCCATCACCGGCTTCGGCGACAGCGAGGTCGGCCTGGCCCGCGCCGGCCTGAGCCGCAGCGAGATCATCAGACTGAAGGCCGACCAGCGCAAGGCAAACGCCTCGCAGATCCTCAGCCAGCTGAGAAACGAGAAGGCGAACGGAGGCGCGAATGTACTTCGACAGCCTCAACCTGCCACCGGAACGACGCAGGCAGCTGGAACTGGACCTCAATGA
- a CDS encoding Gp19/Gp15/Gp42 family protein, translated as MSDDEPTDPGMGGDIRPLATHDDLEKRWHTLTPDEQSQADELLADASEIIRNRLANYTETHDPAWWQTHRRMLTAVCCQMVRTAMEQQVAGIPYGATQATETTGPFTTSYAWASPDGYLRFGDDMLRQLGLGGQRAYSIDMSTGKVNG; from the coding sequence ATGTCCGACGACGAACCCACGGATCCGGGCATGGGAGGCGACATCCGGCCGCTGGCCACGCACGATGACCTGGAGAAACGCTGGCACACGCTAACCCCCGACGAACAATCGCAGGCGGACGAGCTGCTCGCGGATGCGAGCGAGATCATCCGCAACCGGCTGGCCAACTACACGGAGACCCACGACCCCGCATGGTGGCAGACGCACAGGCGCATGCTGACGGCGGTGTGCTGCCAGATGGTGCGCACCGCCATGGAACAGCAGGTTGCCGGCATACCCTATGGCGCCACCCAAGCGACAGAGACCACCGGCCCGTTCACCACGAGCTACGCATGGGCCTCGCCCGACGGCTACCTGCGGTTCGGCGACGACATGCTGCGCCAGCTCGGGCTTGGCGGCCAGCGCGCCTACAGCATCGACATGAGCACCGGAAAGGTGAACGGCTGA
- a CDS encoding head fiber protein — MAYKIHVIPAKDAAAYVAEHDGVALAVFVDDEGNPIDLNGGASAPTAGSVTPASLGGYDASTGHGKTVQVKADGSGFDFVNPITVPTADTLAGATDTGKGVLKAVDAAAARKAIGAGTSSFSGSYTDLANKPVIPAAYTLPAATAAALGGVKQGAAIPNLATDAPAADIVTTVNSILTQLRATGAIAV, encoded by the coding sequence ATGGCATACAAAATCCATGTGATCCCCGCCAAGGACGCGGCCGCATACGTCGCCGAACACGACGGTGTGGCATTGGCCGTGTTCGTCGACGACGAGGGCAACCCCATCGACCTCAATGGCGGCGCTTCCGCTCCGACCGCGGGCAGCGTCACGCCGGCCAGTCTCGGCGGCTATGACGCCTCCACCGGACACGGCAAAACCGTGCAGGTGAAGGCCGACGGCAGCGGCTTCGACTTCGTCAACCCGATCACTGTTCCGACCGCCGACACGCTTGCCGGTGCCACCGATACGGGCAAGGGCGTGCTCAAGGCTGTGGATGCGGCCGCGGCGCGCAAGGCCATCGGCGCAGGCACGTCCAGCTTCAGCGGCTCTTACACCGATCTGGCGAACAAGCCGGTCATCCCGGCGGCCTACACGTTGCCCGCCGCGACCGCGGCCGCGTTGGGCGGCGTCAAGCAGGGTGCGGCGATCCCGAACCTCGCCACCGACGCGCCCGCCGCGGACATCGTCACCACGGTCAACAGCATCCTGACCCAATTGCGCGCCACCGGCGCCATCGCGGTCTGA